One genomic segment of Natrialbaceae archaeon AArc-T1-2 includes these proteins:
- the rpiA gene encoding ribose-5-phosphate isomerase RpiA: protein MKSNGGSDAAKRRAGERAAEDVEDGDVVGLGTGSTTAHAIRALGRGVEDGLEIRGIPTSYQSRRLAIDVGVPLTTLEEVDGIDLAIDGADQIADGDLIKGGGAAHAREKVVDAAAERFVVVADPSKLADRLERAVPVEVLPDARPVVERRVRELGGEPALRAAERKDGPVVTDNGNLVLDCEFGEIDDPDALATRLSAIPGILEHGLFVDLVNATYVGTEGGVERRTY from the coding sequence ATGAAGTCGAACGGCGGATCCGACGCGGCCAAACGCCGCGCCGGCGAACGGGCGGCCGAAGACGTCGAAGACGGCGACGTCGTCGGTCTCGGCACCGGCTCGACGACCGCACACGCGATCAGGGCACTCGGCCGGGGCGTCGAGGACGGTCTCGAGATTCGGGGCATCCCGACTTCCTACCAGTCCCGACGGCTCGCGATCGACGTCGGCGTCCCGCTGACGACGCTCGAGGAGGTCGACGGAATCGACCTCGCGATCGACGGCGCAGACCAGATCGCAGACGGCGACCTGATCAAAGGCGGCGGCGCGGCCCACGCCAGAGAGAAAGTCGTCGACGCGGCGGCGGAGCGATTCGTCGTCGTCGCAGATCCCTCGAAGCTCGCCGACCGGCTCGAGCGGGCCGTCCCCGTCGAAGTGTTGCCCGACGCCCGTCCGGTCGTCGAACGTCGCGTCCGCGAACTCGGCGGCGAACCGGCGCTCAGAGCGGCCGAACGGAAAGACGGCCCCGTCGTCACCGACAACGGCAACCTCGTGCTCGACTGTGAGTTCGGCGAGATCGACGACCCCGACGCGCTGGCGACGCGACTGTCCGCGATCCCGGGCATCCTCGAGCACGGCCTGTTCGTCGACCTCGTGAACGCGACCTACGTCGGAACTGAAGGCGGGGTCGAACGGAGAACGTACTGA